In Aegilops tauschii subsp. strangulata cultivar AL8/78 chromosome 3, Aet v6.0, whole genome shotgun sequence, one genomic interval encodes:
- the LOC109738382 gene encoding uncharacterized protein, with protein sequence MAAGTLQIRPKAKSLWLLVRRLLCRGNKLHRPPAGAGDQQGDGCGEKRSLLGRSGSLEELLGPDVAGAVRRSARKDVQVVQHALLPPERQRQDHADAAEARPADEPLAASAAAVQQYRRFMFGGFRRRLMMRRQWRPMLVAIPE encoded by the coding sequence ATGGCTGCGGGGACGCTGCAGATCAGGCCGAAGGCGAAGAGCCTGTGGCTGCTGGTGCGCCGGCTGCTCTGCCGCGGCAACAAGCTGCACAGACCGCCCGCGGGCGCCGGGGACCAGCAGGGAGACGGCTGCGGGGAGAAGAGGAGCCTCCTCGGCCGGAGCGGCTCGCTGGAGGAGCTCCTGGGGCCAGACGTCGCCGGCGCCGTCCGCCGCAGCGCCAGGAAGGACGTCCAGGTCGTCCAGCACGCGctgctgccgcctgagcggcaaCGGCAGGATCATGCGGACGCGGCGGAGGCTCGCCCGGCGGACGAGCCGCTGGCCGCCAGCGCCGCGGCCGTGCAGCAGTACCGGAGGTTCATGTTCGGCGGGTTCCGGCGGCGGCTGATGATGCGGAGACAGTGGCGGCCCATGCTCGTCGCCATCCCGGAGTGA